Genomic segment of Andrena cerasifolii isolate SP2316 chromosome 16, iyAndCera1_principal, whole genome shotgun sequence:
CCTCCAATTTAATTCCCCTGTGCCAGCAATTTTCTTTTGGACGAAAATAAGACGTCGAGGGGGTGTACGGTTTCCTCgagaaattaaagaaacaccCCACAACCCTGTGATAACGAATCAACTCTATCTCGACTAACCTCACTGAGCGATAAGGAACCATTACGGAATTTCCACGCGGATAGTTTTTCGCGAGCATTGTTTACGGGAGCGTGGATTAATTTTCAAGGGTCTGGGAAGTCCTACACGATGATGGGGAGCGGAGACAACAAGGGCATAATACCTCGGCTGTGCGACAATCTATTCGACATGATAGCGAAGCAGCAGAGCTTCGAGCTCTCCTACAAGGTGGAGGTCTCGTACATGGAGATCTACAACGAGAAGGTGCACGACCTATTGGACCCGAAGCCTAACAAACAGTCGCTCAAAGTCAGGGAACACAATGTCCTGGGGCCGTACGTTGACGGGCTCAGTCGACTCGCCGTCACATCCTTCCAGGTAACTAGAAACTTGCTTTCGTCCCTTGCTTGCCATTATCCAATCTCCAGCCCCAATTTGGCCCATCTGATGTAACATTAGTTTTGCTTTCGGTGTTCATTGTATCGTAGTTTTTTATGGGGGGTAATCTATCGTGAAAACTGAGCGATTTGATTGTCGTaactctaacaagggaacattccgatTCGAGTTTGATGAAACTtaagtaaatttaattttcataaaaatagttAACATGTAGTTTCTATTTTTCGGCATGTTCTTGTAAGAACTATGTTTTACataagtttcataaaaattggcGATTGTCACTATCAAGATCCATTGTAATATAAATGTACcttaaaattctacaattttttagtATGTAATTCAGTCACTGGTCTGCTTTGAATCAGCTTTGTGTGATATTCGAAAACCCTGCCCAAATGGATTAGAGTTTGAACTATTCAGAGGGATGAGCTGAATAACAATGAAAGGATAAATAATAATCTAAGGTGGTATCTTGACTGAATATCCAACTTGCATAcagtaacaaatttaaaatcatTGAATATCTGAGTAATCATTGAATTCACTTGAGTGGACAGTGAAATTGAGCAAGTCACGTGTTAATATTCAACATGTCAGTATAAAAAGGACATCAAAACCAAATTGACTGAACAAATTTCTGACAGACAGTTCCCAGAATATCTAAGGAAAAAAGAATTGCCCCTAGCCCTTCTGTAACTAGAGCCTAGACAACAAAGTGGAACACAATGAATAATAGGTTTGGAAAATAACTCTTGGGGCCAAACACTTTAATGAATCATGACCAACAGAAGGCTAGACGTCCAACATAGGTGAttctctaattatttcgagCGGTGTGTAATTCAAACGCTGATCCTTTACCTGGCTTTCATTGAATCTATCATTTATCAATCGCCAGCGATGTACAGTGTCCTTGTGTGCTGCATACACAGAAGAATATATCTATCCTCCTTTATTTATCACTTGTTTTGACTGTTAACTGGCCGTGTTCCAATGCGAGGCTGTCGTGATCAATACCTGTCGTTGCGGTGCTTCATCAATTTAATTTCTATAACTATACTACTAACCACCATAGCTGTTCAACGTGAACAGTTTATACAAGGCAAATACGAGGATTGATATTCCATTTTTCTCTTCCATTTCCAAGCTTTCTATAGCTTTCGAAACAGGTGTTGGAAGAACCTAGACAGAGAGCACGCTATAATCCCATATatgtctcctaaaaatgatacaAAAGCCTCATACTACAATTTTCATATTTGTAATTTCCACCTTTCATGTTTGCGCCGTTATTGTTTTTTTGTGGATATTATTTTATGTCGCGCTTTTGATTAGTGCTGTGTAGAGACTTTAAAGGGGTTTGAACTAGTTATCGTCCAGATTAGGAGTACCAAAAATAGAGTACTCCAATAGATCTCGTGTTTGCAGACTTTGCagttaaagttaataaaaaacctAAGTAGGCATAGTATTCCACTGTTGGAAATTACAGAAGCACGTTGCTCGACTTAGCGTTTACGTTAATTAGGGGCAAGCAGGGACTTCGTGTATTCCTATAATTGGATTCTGCCTAATTTTAGCACGTTCACACACCTTCTGTTTTCATTGTACATTAATTTGTTCCCCTTTTCTTGGCGAGGATctttaaataatacttttcagTCCCTATCGACACAATTGCCAATAGTATCTTATAGGTGATGCATCTGAACTGAAACAATATAGCCTCCCTTGGTATCGAAGGGGTGGCATCGAAGTTACCTTTGATATCGATTAACTGCCCTTTGTTCTTCATAGAACCAGACAGCTAATCGTTCTTATTTTACTATAATTGTACATTCTTGTCAAGTTTTAGTCAGAATTCTCCGTTGACACGTTCAGTGGCACGTTGGAAATCCATATTTTTGGTAGGACTAGAAAAAGTGAATAGAAAACTAGACTGCGAAATATTCTTCATAATTCCAACTCTGTTCGTTCGCATCAATCGATTGACCcccaataataaaattttaccgTTTCATTTAATTTCTATATACCAATTTTATCCACTGTTATTCACAGTTCGATTGGAAAACTTATTAGAGGATATTCTGATCGAATAATGATTGTGGTTGCTAcgtaatacaattatttcgGTATTGGTGTTATAATATTTGTTCTTTTtactttatttctctttttttcttttctatgGTATATGTTATTTTATTTGACAGCGAGTACTTAATTCGAATTATGATGAAGCAGCATCCTCTGTTGTCCATTAAAAGGACGCTGTGTTTCAATTAACATGACAATTAATCCAGCAACTAACAAGCTTAACAAATTAATTGAACTGTCAGTATCACGATCGATCTAAATCAGACGACTTTTACTGATCGTTCGACCGAGGCACAGAACATTAAACGGACGAAGGTAATGATACACGATCCTTTCAGAAAGTAAAATCAGGTCGTTTTACATACGGCGAAGGTAGCGGCTACCTCTTTTATGCAACAAACACGTTTCGCGCATACCAGTAACGCCTGATAAGTTTCAATTGACTCCGTCTACTGCAAACTACTAACCTCTCATTCTTTCGAGTCTATTATGTgcttttttttggaaaatttgtgATCCAAATACTAAAAAGCACTTTTATATCTACCTTCAAAGAAAAactcttaaattttaaattacctGTGCTTCATCGTTATATCAGCATGCTGTGTACTTTGTGAGCCCTTAAAGTTGGTTTTCTATGTTTGGAAAAATTAATTGGTAATGCCTGTATTAATGCTTCAGTCGCTTttgtaaattgtaaattaaagatTTACTGTTCTGCGCAGGCCTAGGCATTTATTTGCACGTAAAAGTTTAAAAGTTTCAGGAATTTAAAAAAGACTAGAGTACTGGTATGAAATACGAAGTTGATAAAGCCTTGAGTAGAATGAATTCGATTTAGATGAAGGTTTCTTAAACATCtcttttattattatcgttatcaGTGATACTTAATTAAGGTACTAAATGGAAATGGTTGCAGAATTATGAAATCTTTGGTCTGCTTCCATTCCTAAACTGTGACGAGCCTCTGAGATTGGGTGTGTAAGTCAGTTTTACCTCTTTCTAAGAAATTAATGCCGACAGACACATTAATGCATAGAAGCGACTCAATTTTCCAACTTCTTCGATGTAAAACACTCTCGTTCTCAGAAACTCGAATAAAGATGCTACCATTTCATTATACAGTTTCTCCAGGTAATATGCTAACTACTAGGCAACACCATTAAACCTTTTCGCTTCAACAGCCAGCGCTGCAAGCAGCATCgttgattttttaataattctcaATACTACGGAACGCTTTTCTTAAGAACCACTGTATAATTCTTCAAACTAAAATGAAATAAACTAATGGCTTTTCCTTTGTTTATGAGTATACAAGAATACACATATAATTTGAAAAGGATCCTCTGCTAAGTTTCCGAGAAAAAAAGCACTCACAATTTTTCATATGTATTTTCGCTCGTCGATTGGACTTCCCCCTTAACTTCCACCTCCCCATAATTGAATGCTGCAAACTTTGATCGGATTTTAAAGTTCCACTGCGGAAAATTCGATGGCATTCTGCGCATCGCGTTACAAAAGTGGCAACCCAGCTTTACGCTTCGCTAAACGCGATGCGCGCAGCGCAACGTTGCTGCTTTCGAATATGAACCAGAGTAATCGATGATTTCGCAGGATATCGACAATCTGATGGCAGAGGGTAACAAGTCGAGGACGGTGGCGGCGACGAACATGAATTCCGAGAGCTCGCGATCGCACGCCGTGTTCTCTGTGATCCTCACGCAGACGTTGACGGACGCGAGGAGCGGCGTCAGCGGGGAGAAGGTCTCGAGGATGAGCTTAGTGGACTTAGCAGGGAGCGAAAGGGCTGTGAAAACTGGGGCAGTCGGCGATAGGCTTAAAGAAGGAAGCAATATAAACAAGTAACTTTGGCAGACGATATCTATGCAAATGTATTGACACGTTCATCGCCTGCGCCAATAAACGTCCATTCTGCCACCTCCGCATATAGAAAATGAATAGATATTTTAGGCCGAATAAATATTCCTATTTTGTTTCTAGGTGACAGGAACATAGCGAAGTCATAAGTTTGGCAATTAAGTGGTAGTCATATATGAAACTTCACTTTAGGGCTCTATGCACACTGCATTAGAAGTAGAAGCTGAATTTTAGAGTTAAAACActttactcacaaaagtatccgtaaaagtattttacttatttaagtaatgttaaattcacAATTACGCGTTATAGTTTAGATTGGTtaataaaccttgattaatatatttctgGTCAGTACCATCTACCAAAGAaatcttaaaataaattttgctaGAAGAATGGAACAAGATAAGTCAAAATTTCACcgaaaattagttgaatctatgcataatagattaaatcttttaataaaatcgcagAAACATTAGAAGAATCTAATAAatctgtataaataaaatattgaatttgggcgaatatttttttgcaaGGATCTTTGCTACATCCacgaataatacttttttttttaaataaactatgTATAATTTTTCACTAGAATGCACCCAaaacaaaagtatattaatcaaggaTTACATTAATATGAATTAGAGTTGCGAACTCTTACTTTGAGGTCAACTTAATATGCAAAATATTGTTACATATAGGGTGCACAGATACTTCTGTGAGTAACTTTACGTATTGAgcagattttttaattaaaattgccCTCAATCTCGTGTACAAGGATCAGCCTGTGAACGTGTTAATTAATGACAATATCTCAATATTCTGCCAACCACTCGAGTGCTTCTCGATTCTCGAACGACTGAACGGGCAGAAGTTCCTTTTCGCCTGAGGCTATGTTCGAGTTTTGCTGTTAAACTTTACTCAGAACGGCCTTACAGGAATTTATATCGAAGCATGCGATTCCAGGCGGATGTTACGACTTCTTTGCGATGTTCGCTATTAGTTGGCAAAGTGCTGCTAACGGAAATTATAGTGTTCTCTGAACAAGAGTAAAAGCTTGTATCGGGTGATTGGCATGCCAGTGACCAGTGATCGATCACGAGATACAAGAGGGGCTAATATTTGCAGATCCCTAACGACGTTGGGTCTAGTCATTTCAAAACTGGCGGATCAGAATTCCGGAAGTAATAAAAATAAGGACAAGTTCGTGCCGTACAGGGACTCTGTTCTGACGTGGCTGTTAAAGGTATTGTACTACGTCGATTGCATAATACTTATTTCCTTGTATTAACTCTCTATACCACCCCGCGTGACCTTTAGGGAATTGCATATCATTATCTCTATTTTATATTGCAGGCTCTAATTCACAGAAATTACATATTGCAACATAGGAATCACAAACCTTTACTTTTATAATAAAGTTTGtacgaaatgaaatttaatttgaaattcCAGAGTTCGGTTATAGTGGGTTAATTAACAATTTGAATGGTACAAGATTTTCCAAAATATGTTCTGCACAGAATGCAAATCCCTTGGTGTGAAAACACGCAGACAGTATTAAGTATCATTCATCAGTATTAGGACATCTGCTATATTTGCAGAAAATGCGATATTTGATACAGATTGAatactttttttgtttggtattgtgaattaatttatattctatattactttggtattttcaattgttttatattttaaaataccaaataagaTAAAATTTCTTAGAACTGTTCAATAAATTTGTATAgattttcacaattattccacGCAAAGTGAGTGTCCTAATACTTAAACTTAACCAGCGATGTACATAGTATAGGAGGTCGCAAAAAGAGGTCTTTATTAGAGTCCCACAAAATAAATAGCTATAAAATTTCGTTAATCTACAGCCGATTCCACCGCCTGCAAATGTATTCTGCTTCGACTTTAGGATAATCTCGGTGGAAACAGTAAAACCGTGATGGTAGCCACTATATCTCCCGCTGCAGACAATTACGAGGAAACGCTTTCCACCCTTCGGTACGCGGACAGAGCGAAGAGGATCGTTAATCACGCGGTGGTCAACGAGGATCCGAATGCAAGAATTATTCGAGAACTGAGGCAAGAGGTGGAGACGCTGAAGGAGATGCTGTTGCACGCAACTGTAAGATGATCAGGTTTCGTGCAGGGAAATTACATGAGCACGCAGAGTCCTTGCGGGGACCAAAGAAGGGTTAGAGTAGGGTTAGAGAAATTTACACTTTGACAAAAGTAAATAGCAGTAGCTTTGCtggaataatttcttctttaattccATCTTTTGTGAGTAAAGTGGAAATAGCCACAAAAGAAATGTTGAAAGTCAAGATAAAACAAAGCTAGTTGTTGTCGAATTTGCACAGCAATTAGGGTAGTTGTAATAGATTTTAAAAGGTAGCATTTTTCcaaacaaaatattctgaagCATTATAGAATAATTAAATACCACAGAGATCGTCATAAATCCTTTGAGAAACCCACTAactattcaaaaattaaaaaaatttgccaaATCCCCACCTTCCAACGGACTCATTAAAAAACTCAGCACCCCCTTAGCCTCCCGAGCCTCCTTTAATCTCATTTTCCTCTGCAACAAAAGGGTCAAGGATCGATAGTGGGTCAACAACGCACAGACATAACGGAGAAGCTGTCAGAATCGGAGCGATTAATGAAGGAAATGTCGCAGACCTGGGAGGAGAAGCTAGTGAAGACGGAGAGGCTGCAGCACGAGAGGCAGCAAGCCCTGGAGAAGATGGGCATCAGCGTGCAAGCTTCTGGCATCCAAGTGGAGAAGAACAAGTATTATCTTGTTAACCTTAACGACGATCCAAGCTTGAACGAGCTGCTTGTTTACTATCTAAAAGTACGTGAACCTCGCCACCTGTTACCAACCTGACAGTCCCTCTAAACAAAAGCATTTAAACAATTCTGCTTGTGGGGATCAGGAAAGAACGCTCGTGGGAGGGCGTTCGGCCAAAACGGACCAGGATATCCAGCTGCACGGGCTGGGCATCCTACCCGAACACTGTGTCATCACGATAGAGGAGTCTGGCCTCTACATGACACCATTGAACGGTGCTAGGTGTTTCGTGAACGGGACACAGGTGGTGGAGAAAACGCCGCTGCTGCACGGCGACAGGATCGTCTGGGGAAATCATCATTTCTTCCGCGTCAACTGTCCCAGGAGCGCAACAGGTAACGGGCCGTCGCGGGgttttattgaattttaaaaatcgccTTATCGGGATTAACCGCGGATGGAACGCCGCTTTGTTTCTCTTTCGACAGCGATTAACAGCGAGCCGCAGACGCCCGCACAGAATATCGATTACAACTTCGCCCGGGAGGAGCTGATGCTTAACGAGATGTCGAACGATCCCATTCAAAGGGCCATCGCGAGACTCGAGAAGCAACACGAGGAGGACAAACAGGTACTCGGAGGGTTACTTTAGCGCGACGCTTTTCCTTCCATGGAGATACAGTAGTAGTCAGAAAAAAGTTTGCACTGTGAAGGGTGGCAAATATGAGATAGTTTTCAGAATAGGTCACAAGGAAACTTCTGGAAACCTGAAAATTCCGATTTTTGGAAACTGTGCAGGTCTTTAGGGGACCTCGATAAAAGTAGCACAGAAAAGATTGTCTGATAATTTTATTGAGGTCGCCTGTaatcctgcaaagtttcagaaaatcGAAATCTTCGGGTCACCGAAGTTGGTTCCCCTGTCAGTAAAATATGAGCATTTTTTTAAGGTTGCGCTAGAGAAGCAGAGGCAGGAGTACGAGCGCCAGTTTCAACAGCTACGCAATATTCTGTCCCCTTCGACGCCATATTCGCCCTACGTGCCCTACGACCCGTTGCGGGGCAGTCAAAGCGGAAAGCTGCCCGCCTGCACGCCTACCACGCAGATGCGCGTGGAGAAATGGGCCCAGGAGAGGGACGAGATGTTCAAGAGGAGCTTAGGTCAATTAAAGGCGGACATCTTGAAGGCGAACGCGCTGGTGCAGGAGGCGAATTTCTTGGCGGAGGAAATGGGCAAGCAGACCAAGTTCAGCGTCACCCTTCAAATACCGCCGAACAACTTGAGCCCCAATAGAAAGGTAATTAGGGGGAGGCGTTTGCGGTTGAAGAGAAGCGTAACGAAGCGTTCAACTATATTTGCTGAGTAGTGGTCGGGAAAGTGTTTTTGTAAGAAGAGGAAATTGGGCtagtattgttttaattttgcagAGTATTTTTGTACCTTCTAGAGTTTAGAGTTGATGCTCATAAGAGTAGAGAAGCTTTAGACAGATTTTAAAATTACGAGTAGCTACTTTGAAAGTGTGATACTGAAATATCTCTGAAATTAATAATCTGCTTGCAAGGACACCTCCAAAGTGCGCGATTTATAATTTCCATTATACTTTCATTCTATAATTTCCTATTATCATTCCCTCTTTTATATCATTTCAGTTCATTTGagtttcgtttatttatttctatgcCTCTGCTTTCGCACTCTTCAACACGTAGAGTGTATTCTTTCAGCGAGGGGCGTTCGTCAGCGAGCCCGCGATTTTAGTGAAAAGGACGAACATGGGCAGCCAGGTGTGGTCCATGGAGAAGCTAGAGAACAAATTAGTCGACATGCGAGAAATGTACGAGGAGAGGAAGGATCCGAATAACTGTCAACGGTTGCCTGCCATTAAGGTGAATATCTACAAAGCAATAAATATGAAAAGCCTTTCTACAATTCACTGCCGTTTTGAAACAGGACGAAGTGCCAGGGAAGACGCAGGATCCTTTCTACGAGTCCCAGGAGAACCACAATCTAATCGGTGTAGCGAATATTTTCTTAGAGGTTCTGTTCCACGACGTTCGATTAGACTATCACACGCCGATCATCAGTCAGCAGGGAGAAGTCGCTGGTCGACTGCAGGTCGAGATTAGTCGTATATCTGGCCACTTCCCTCAGGATCGTATCTGCGAGGCCGCGTCGGAATCGTCCGCGGATTCGACGTCCTCTGAGCCTGAGGACTACTCAGGATCGAGTCACATCACCTGCCGAGTGACCATCAAGCAAGCCACCGGCCTGCCACTGTCATTGAGCCACTACGTATTCTGCCAGTACATGTTTTGCGGGCACCCGGAGCCCATAGTGGTCCCAGCCGTGGACAACTCGGAGCAGATGAACGCCACATGCCAGACAGGGCAGAGGGACTCGTTGGCGTTCAAATTCAATCACACGAAAGACTTTACTGTGCCCATCACGGAGGAGTTCATGGAACACTGTGCTGGTAAGGATTTCCTGAGTTGGGGGAATCTTTGGAGCAAGGATTTATTATAGAATAGCGTATTCTAATTGGAGATTGTTTGAGATTTATTGGAATATATTGGGAGATGTTAAGTAGCGATGGGTTTAAGTTTGAGACGAACTTGTGGGGGTTGATCGATTGGGTTCGGAAAGTGAAGCTTGTTAGTAGCTTAGCTAGATACTTCAGATTTGTGCAGCACTGAATGCTTTGGGAgtaatattcgaatgttatcgATCCCCGTTACTACCCTTGGTGACTTCAATATTCTTCGGTGAAACAAGTCTCTGAAGTTTCTTGAAAAATCAATTTAGTGGGGAGAAGACTGTGCAAAGCTAGGGgtactaaaaaattaaatttgatatgCAGAAGGTGCCTTAAGCATAGAAGTCTGGGGACACCGGAGTGCGGGCTTCTCTCGAAGCAAGCCTGGCTGGGAAGTGGAGCAGCAACTGGCCAAAGCTAGATCCCTAGCCGATCGATGGTCAGAATTGACGCGGAAAATCGAACTGTGGGTCGAAATCCAAGAGCTCAACGAGCAGGGGGAGTACTCGCCAGTCGACGTGGTCGTGAAACCAGACACGTGGACGGGTACGTACCAACTCCACCCTTATTCTACTTTAATCCTACAATCgttctttaaaatttgaatgCGGTTCACTAAATGCGCCGTTTAGGGGGCATCTATCAATTACGCCAAGGACAACAACGGCGAATACAAGTTCGCGTGAAACCAGTGCAAAATTCAGGGACGTTGCCCATAATCTGCCAGTCGATATTAAATATAGCAGTTGGTAGCGTATCTGTGAGGAATCGTCTTCAGATTCCACTAGACAGTTATCAAGACGAAGACCTGAGTATACTGAGGGAGAAGTGGAGCGACGCGCTGATGAGAAGGAGACAGTACTTGGACCAGCAGATACAGAAGCTCATCAACAAACAAGGTACACAAAACGAAAAGTAGTAGACCCTCTATCACAAACATCTCAATGTATAATATCTCTTGCAATAACAGAAATAACCTACTTAGCATAGAATTTTCATACAAACTAAATTTTCTGCATAACCTGTCACGATTACTCACACCGCAAAAGAGAAAATTTCAGTGTGTCCTTGTCAAAAGATCATTCTTAACCCTCGCAATACTAATGGTTCCAACAACCAAAATTTCTTTATCTCAAGTGATAATTCTATCAGTGGAATAATTGAGCAATACAGTAACTATAGACCCAGCCACTGTTCAAAAAGGAAGACACGTTTGGTGGATCCCATCACGCGCTGACACACAGCTAAATAGCAGTAACAAGAAGTGGAATATGGACCGCCTCCATGTACCCACACTCTTGCTCTCAAGTATAACAGACTATGCttctaatatttgttttttatgcGCAGATAA
This window contains:
- the LOC143377560 gene encoding kinesin-like protein KIF13A isoform X2; its protein translation is MATDKIKVAVRVRPFNRRELELGTQCVVEMSGQQTILQHPSTMDKIERNKPKSFAFDHCFYSLDPAVENFASQEVVFDALGRDILDNAFQGYNACIFAYGQTGSGKSYTMMGSGDNKGIIPRLCDNLFDMIAKQQSFELSYKVEVSYMEIYNEKVHDLLDPKPNKQSLKVREHNVLGPYVDGLSRLAVTSFQDIDNLMAEGNKSRTVAATNMNSESSRSHAVFSVILTQTLTDARSGVSGEKVSRMSLVDLAGSERAVKTGAVGDRLKEGSNINKSLTTLGLVISKLADQNSGSNKNKDKFVPYRDSVLTWLLKDNLGGNSKTVMVATISPAADNYEETLSTLRYADRAKRIVNHAVVNEDPNARIIRELRQEVETLKEMLLHATGQGSIVGQQRTDITEKLSESERLMKEMSQTWEEKLVKTERLQHERQQALEKMGISVQASGIQVEKNKYYLVNLNDDPSLNELLVYYLKERTLVGGRSAKTDQDIQLHGLGILPEHCVITIEESGLYMTPLNGARCFVNGTQVVEKTPLLHGDRIVWGNHHFFRVNCPRSATAINSEPQTPAQNIDYNFAREELMLNEMSNDPIQRAIARLEKQHEEDKQVALEKQRQEYERQFQQLRNILSPSTPYSPYVPYDPLRGSQSGKLPACTPTTQMRVEKWAQERDEMFKRSLGQLKADILKANALVQEANFLAEEMGKQTKFSVTLQIPPNNLSPNRKRGAFVSEPAILVKRTNMGSQVWSMEKLENKLVDMREMYEERKDPNNCQRLPAIKDEVPGKTQDPFYESQENHNLIGVANIFLEVLFHDVRLDYHTPIISQQGEVAGRLQVEISRISGHFPQDRICEAASESSADSTSSEPEDYSGSSHITCRVTIKQATGLPLSLSHYVFCQYMFCGHPEPIVVPAVDNSEQMNATCQTGQRDSLAFKFNHTKDFTVPITEEFMEHCAEGALSIEVWGHRSAGFSRSKPGWEVEQQLAKARSLADRWSELTRKIELWVEIQELNEQGEYSPVDVVVKPDTWTGGIYQLRQGQQRRIQVRVKPVQNSGTLPIICQSILNIAVGSVSVRNRLQIPLDSYQDEDLSILREKWSDALMRRRQYLDQQIQKLINKQDKTEQDMEREQSLVDQWVSLTEERNAVLVPAAGSGIPGAPADWNPPPGMEPHIPVLFLDLNADDLSTHQSGEEVSVTGLNSILPKEHGNKFYSLPIIRRIEKDVCAIAAWDSSIHDNIHLNKVTDANERVFLILKSTVRLSHPAPMDLVLRKRLALNIYKRQSITDRIFKRIVRTDCLTQTGVTYEVVSNIPKASEELEDRESLAQIAASGEDNSLCDGETYIEKYTRGVSAVESILTLDRLRQNVAVKELLQAQGQPLMRKTASVPNFSQVLLPLRRLGRTIMRSDTSMDSLNVTRSESVTDLNTELNGLLHSRRASTGHARNDENFISAPSKSFGIARPTFLNLNLNLNSLTRLQQSTSAKSSPNIVGSKLGLRMTTLHEETSNPGNQLSTPAHDEDEEKSDADYSEYDPYQATAKPVKPLTSSRTLDSLVELQSTKINTPSMSSSGYGSQAVSTTNLTSEDSLSVKSISVDETPDLEYRNLLDYKKPERMDSSLVEETPEEYMGEVTNALDKLNVMGNSCAEERTRKNLEETGAYVDVGMDSPVSSTKSDSDANSCATHVNSVQKKDVPSQVLSNRRKSDMEISQASNSGEESPSEGNSVVHTKLPPGKVVRRRKASATTGRPTSSQHRASFPMVRPQLSESKAAARLEQSMQPNMPYENGDNSSSERIDDDVSDKSSGFGSRHDLSRVETSVPDWVVVGESVLVRPYSYSGVIAYVGPTDFASGTWIGVELDAPTGKNDGAVNGHRYFTCRPKGGIFVKVDKLIQDKRGRALRNYTFTLPQSAPMRRSVSRGEGLHSLHRSRSRGEGLSTTGTRSSPRGK
- the LOC143377560 gene encoding kinesin-like protein KIF13A isoform X6 → MATDKIKVAVRVRPFNRRELELGTQCVVEMSGQQTILQHPSTMDKIERNKPKSFAFDHCFYSLDPAVENFASQEVVFDALGRDILDNAFQGYNACIFAYGQTGSGKSYTMMGSGDNKGIIPRLCDNLFDMIAKQQSFELSYKVEVSYMEIYNEKVHDLLDPKPNKQSLKVREHNVLGPYVDGLSRLAVTSFQDIDNLMAEGNKSRTVAATNMNSESSRSHAVFSVILTQTLTDARSGVSGEKVSRMSLVDLAGSERAVKTGAVGDRLKEGSNINKSLTTLGLVISKLADQNSGSNKNKDKFVPYRDSVLTWLLKDNLGGNSKTVMVATISPAADNYEETLSTLRYADRAKRIVNHAVVNEDPNARIIRELRQEVETLKEMLLHATGQGSIVGQQRTDITEKLSESERLMKEMSQTWEEKLVKTERLQHERQQALEKMGISVQASGIQVEKNKYYLVNLNDDPSLNELLVYYLKERTLVGGRSAKTDQDIQLHGLGILPEHCVITIEESGLYMTPLNGARCFVNGTQVVEKTPLLHGDRIVWGNHHFFRVNCPRSATAINSEPQTPAQNIDYNFAREELMLNEMSNDPIQRAIARLEKQHEEDKQVALEKQRQEYERQFQQLRNILSPSTPYSPYVPYDPLRGSQSGKLPACTPTTQMRVEKWAQERDEMFKRSLGQLKADILKANALVQEANFLAEEMGKQTKFSVTLQIPPNNLSPNRKSVFFQRGAFVSEPAILVKRTNMGSQVWSMEKLENKLVDMREMYEERKDPNNCQRLPAIKDEVPGKTQDPFYESQENHNLIGVANIFLEVLFHDVRLDYHTPIISQQGEVAGRLQVEISRISGHFPQDRICEAASESSADSTSSEPEDYSGSSHITCRVTIKQATGLPLSLSHYVFCQYMFCGHPEPIVVPAVDNSEQMNATCQTGQRDSLAFKFNHTKDFTVPITEEFMEHCAEGALSIEVWGHRSAGFSRSKPGWEVEQQLAKARSLADRWSELTRKIELWVEIQELNEQGEYSPVDVVVKPDTWTGGIYQLRQGQQRRIQVRVKPVQNSGTLPIICQSILNIAVGSVSVRNRLQIPLDSYQDEDLSILREKWSDALMRRRQYLDQQIQKLINKQDKTEQDMEREQSLVDQWVSLTEERNAVLVPAAGSGIPGAPADWNPPPGMEPHIPVLFLDLNADDLSTHQSGEEVSVTGLNSILPKEHGNKFYSLPIIRRIEKDVCAIAAWDSSIHDNIHLNKVTDANERVFLILKSTVRLSHPAPMDLVLRKRLALNIYKRQSITDRIFKRIVRTDCLTQTGVTYEVVSNIPKASEELEDRESLAQIAASGEDNSLCDGETYIEKYTRGVSAVESILTLDRLRQNVAVKELLQAQGQPLMRKTASVPNFSQVLLPLRRLGRTIMRSDTSMDSLNVTRSESVTDLNTELNGLLHSRRASTGHARNDENFISAPSKSFGIARPTFLNLNLNLNSLTRLQQSTSAKSSPNIVGSKLGLRMTTLHEETSNPGNQLSTPAHDEDEEKSDADYSEYDPYQINTPSMSSSGYGSQAVSTTNLTSEDSLSVKSISVDETPDLEYRNLLDYKKPERMDSSLVEETPEEYMGEVTNALDKLNVMGNSCAEERTRKNLEETGAYVDVGMDSPVSSTKSDSDANSCATHVNSVQKKDVPSQVLSNRRKSDMEISQASNSGEESPSEGNSVVHTKLPPGKVVRRRKASATTGRPTSSQHRASFPMVRPQLSESKAAARLEQSMQPNMPYENGDNSSSERIDDDVSDKSSGFGSRHDLSRVETSVPDWVVVGESVLVRPYSYSGVIAYVGPTDFASGTWIGVELDAPTGKNDGAVNGHRYFTCRPKGGIFVKVDKLIQDKRGRALRNYTFTLPQSAPMRRSVSRGEGLHSLHRSRSRGEGLSTTGTRSSPRGK